In the Pleuronectes platessa chromosome 23, fPlePla1.1, whole genome shotgun sequence genome, AGTGACTGTGGACGGGGTAACCAGTCTGCTGGTGGGGGAGATACTGCATGGCCTGAAACGCAGACGCACCTGGGAGAGAACCAAAGTAATGACATCGCACTTTAATGTGACATCTGAGTGTAACACAACAAGCATTAAGAACACTGGACCCAGGAATTCATGAATAATCACTGACGTTCAGTTATTAAATAAGTAAGAAAGTAGCCGTGCAGGTTTTCTTCTGTTAAAAATGATGTGTTATCCCtgccactgaaacacacacacacgtcatgtaCCTCTGATCTGAGAGCTGCTTGCGAAACTGACAGATGGTCCAGGGGCGTAGGTGGACGGATGCTGTGACTGAGCCACTCCGTAGGGCTCATGGACCCCCTGGCTCCCACTGAACTGCCCGTGCTCTGCTGACGAGCTGAAGCTCGGCGACTGGTAGTGACGTGTCTaaaagaggggggaggagggagagagagttacTTGTCTCACTCTTACTTAAAGGTTTCAGGGTTAAAACTTCTGAGAATATAGAAATCACTCAACACTTTGCTGAGAATGCcacatgtaaataaatgtaggGGCAGCTTAGGTCAATTTAAAAggtgaaagtgtttgtgaaGAGATCAGCGAACACCTACTGGAATCACAGTGGTGGGGAACAGCTGTTTGTTCCGTTCTCCGAGCAGAGCACCAGGTCGACTGTGGCTGACGGAACCGCctgagagaggaaatggagaGAAAGGGATCAGCTGACGGACGATATCAACGTGCCACATAACACCAGACCAGgtcagaatataaataaaagctgGACAACCTCTCACCTTGAAGGCTGAGGAGGTGCTGCCCTGCATGCATGGGCAGACTGGTTTGATAGCTGGCTGATGTCAGTGTCGTGATATCACTGGAGAAGACAGGGAAGAAATGAAACTCAATACAAAGAATACTTCCTTCAAACCtttcaaataaaagttttaaaaaaagggGATTTTTaagaatagaagaaaaaaatacctCTGCTCCTTCCGccgtctcttttcctcttcatgGAGAACTTTCTTGAGCTGTAGAAAAAGCTGATGTTTCTCTTCTTGCAGGCCCTGAAGTTTCTCCCCCATCTTCATCACCTGAAAGTTAATTTACCAGACGGGATTATTCTCAACCCAGGCCAAGGAGGCAAAGCCATCTCCTGCTAACCTCAAGCTTCCACATCTACATGAATGTTTGCGTTTACTTCATCACTTCTCCTACCTGTTCTTTGGTTTCCTCCAGGGACATCCTCTCCTCTATTTCCTTTGtcctcttcctttcttcctcctccttcatcttctgCTCCATCATTTtgtccacctcttcctcctctgaaagGTTGTGTGAGGGCAAGTGGAGGATATTGGAGTGTTTTGTACGGTTGGGAGGTGAAAACACTGTCATTTTATTCCACATTGTATGTAGTAAAATGAAGAACCAGGAAAAAAGAGgacagttcacccaaaaatgaaaattcgcTCATTATATACTCACCAATaggccgatggaggggtgggcaGAGTGTTTGagttccacaaaacacttctgtgGCTTTAGGGGTTAAAGAGCggtgcagccaaatccaatacaatttaaattagAATCTTCAAACGGCAATACAAattaaacataaaatgccttcaaactgctcctgtggtgtcttcACGGTGTCTGTAAGCCCCGACATCCAGATTGGACAAAATGTCCTCTGTTGTCTTTCTCCGgagacatttaggcttaaaatttggtgcaaatgtgtttgtttgcatttttatcgttgtttttattttcagttactATAAATCGGATTTGGCTGCATCACTGTATAAACCCCGAGACTCCAGGAGGGTTTTCTGGACTcacacacttcacccaccacccCCATTCGCATAGTGccgagtagataatgagtggattttcatttttgggtgaactgtcCATTTAATTGGTACAAACACAAAGATTTGAGATGTGTACACTTATACAACccatgttgcacacacacacacagaaagacacacacaaacacacaccttgtcTCttgcgctccctctctctcatgaTGTGCTTGTGGAGGGCTCTGGCCATCGCGTTGGACAGCTTGGGTCTCTCCAGCAGGGCGGGCATGGTGACAGGCAGTGGGGGGGCCAGCtggtgggagggggggttcACACATTTCAGTTTAAATATGCATTAAAATCTTAAGAGGACacatataaataacatttaacaaCACGATCCTTAGAACAACCAAGCTGAAACCACGCAGATTTTACGCGATCCAGGCCTGGCTGCCATTACGCTAACGGCTAACTTAGCATCGTTAGCTTCGGATGCTAGTACCTCAAAGTCTATCTCAGTACACTTCGTTACCGAACATGATGTCACTGTTTATACAAAGATAATTGTACCGAATAAACCCGCGGTAATAACGTCATTTTAAACGTCCCTGAGGGCAGATACTCGGTACGTGGTGCTAGCTAGCTGCTAGCGCGCTTCCTGGCTCTATTCTTACGATTCTTCGCGTTGGAACGTGAACAAATACGTGAATATTCTTACTTTTGTCGACGAGTTGGTCGTTTGTACAGAACTACACCGTCTGGCAGGTTTTACCCTGAAGCCTCTCGATATGAATCTGGTGCCGTTTCATATAAGAGAATAAAAGATTtgcacaaaacataaacacagtcaGCGGCCCCCCGACCGGATGCTGAGGCTTGTGCTTCCGGTGCGATGGGCGAGTTTTCCTCGTAGGTGCAGTCTGGGAATTGTAGTTTCTACAATATTTGGACCGTGAGGTCAAACTCCCTTACAAAAATACTAAGAATTATCCTACTTCTACctacaattaaaataattatcataataataatgagctGGGTTGTGTTAATGTCTAAATAAGCTAATTCAAACTTCCAATTCCCCTTTATTTTTAAGATGTTATAATAAGCAAGATGGTTAAATAAATTCCTTCGATAACAACACAACGAACTAAAGTTCCCTTTGAAACTACCAccatatttatttcatcttttcatatcctcagaattttttttaactcctcCTTGCTATCTTACTTATATGTATTGTGTAAATATAATCTAAATACTTTATCTGTATAAATCTAACTTTATATTCAAGTTTAAATATCATATcagatattaataaaaaatgtacaaacCTATTACCTACTTCTAGTATTGCTATCGTTTCCCCCTTTAATCCCATTCTGTAAAATGCCTATGTAATCCTTGGAATAAATCCACAGACCTTATGTTAAGAAGATGGCCTTGTGCAGTTCAAGTTGTTACATGTTGGAATAAAGTTTAgggcaacaaaaataaaatggacTTCCCAATGACGTCTTAAAAAGTAGAGAGAGTATCTTTGGTTATTGTGCTGCTTCTCGCAGTGAGAAACAAAATAGATATCTGTGGTGCTACAAGTATTATTGTACATACGATAttcaataaatacaagaaaCACGGATAGCTTTTCATCGCATTTATCATGTACGATCATGAGTGAAGAGAAAGAGCCAGTAATGCAGCTGTATACAGAgttcaaaacattttcttttctttttttttaaaaaggaaacaaacttaaaaaaaagagaaaattgcACTCAGCTTAACAATACCGTCAGAAATTAAGCAAatctaaaaataacaataataaacattaatCATAATAGCAGTCAAAAGAATAGTCTTACCACTGAAAGCAGAGGATGGTGTTCTTTTTAGTCTGAATTCTATTAAACTCCTGACTCGGGTCAGACGCAGGGCAGCAGCGCTGAGCTGACGGTCACTTCAGTGACTGGTGAGGggcttttcctttttaaatcaacttagcCAGGAAAGGAGTTTTATCTACCAGAGGAACTGCTGTTATTCTTGACTCTGGCCGAAAAGACACGTTATCCTCCTGCAGACCACCGTAAACGACTAACTCCATATTCAGTGAGAGCTGATTTGAACTCACAATCTGCGACTTTCTTCCCCAACCCTTATGGCCTAGTACTAATATTATTTCTTAAATCTTTCTCTTGTTTGTCACTTAAAtacaatctacaaaaataaCTGGCCACGAGACCACCTGACCCAGGTTGTTGCAGAAAAGAAAGTGGAGGCAAATACAATTCAGACTGCAGAAtaataaagacagagatgaatgGGAGAAGGGTAATGCATTGGGGGGTGAAAGTGCATTTGACATATTTACTCTAGGAACTCTAAGGCTGCCGAGTTGGATTTTAATATTCAAATGAATGAACGGTGGAGGTCTCAGAAAGGTGGGTAGTGGTtggagtgggggggggatgGTAGTGGGATCAGATTTCCCTTTGGCTGTTCCCGTACACACTCTCATCACTGTAGGCAATGTAGAGGAAAAAGTCCTCCTCATGGTGCTcctgagagaaagagggaggggaaaTAGATGTTAGTATGAGATCGAACACGGAGAGGAAGGCTGGCCTTGATGTAATGAAGAAAAAAGATTGCAACATGCTAATGAAGACGTAGTCAAGGAGCAGGTCAGTGAGGGAGAAGGTGAGTGCAGCTCTTGCCTGGTACAACAGTCCCATGGTAGCTGAGGTGGGTGGAATGACGTTGTTtacaaagaagaagagagcaTCCTCAGCTCGCAAGTGGATTCTTTTCCGGATGAGGAAGTAAAACTGTCCCACTGATAAGAGAGATTACAAGTTTAAATGTGACTATAACAAACTGGTTCCTTTAGAATATTGTCTGCACATGATACTTCCGTGGTCTTTACCTGTCAGGTCGGAGGGGACAAGGTATTTCTTCTTGTCCAGATCTCCTATTCTGGCTTTTGGGGCTTTCTCCACAATtacctaaaaaataaacaaaattgaataaataaatacaaaccattgcACAACATGCCCTCAGCAGATGAATCTGGTGCATGTTCAACTGAACAGAAGGCTGTTTATCAAGCCGAGCATACTTAAATTGTTTGTGTTTCGCCTTTCGCAGAAAAGGGATCTGACAAATCGGAG is a window encoding:
- the gps2 gene encoding G protein pathway suppressor 2 isoform X3; the encoded protein is MPALLERPKLSNAMARALHKHIMRERERKRQEEEEVDKMMEQKMKEEEERKRTKEIEERMSLEETKEQVMKMGEKLQGLQEEKHQLFLQLKKVLHEEEKRRRKEQSDITTLTSASYQTSLPMHAGQHLLSLQGGSVSHSRPGALLGERNKQLFPTTVIPTRHYQSPSFSSSAEHGQFSGSQGVHEPYGVAQSQHPSTYAPGPSVSFASSSQIRGASAFQAMQYLPHQQTGYPVHSHFTSQPGYIPGAGIPLQKQLEHANQQSGFTDAGTLRPMHPPAMHPSAPGLLPTPSMTVQIPTAKAQFQSSPQSAPRHGFLPHSQSGQRFYHHGK
- the gps2 gene encoding G protein pathway suppressor 2 isoform X4 codes for the protein MPALLERPKLSNAMARALHKHIMRERERKRQEEEEVDKMMEQKMKEEEERKRTKEIEERMSLEETKEQVMKMGEKLQGLQEEKHQLFLQLKKVLHEEEKRRRKEQSDITTLTSASYQTSLPMHAGQHLLSLQGGSVSHSRPGALLGERNKQLFPTTVIPTRHYQSPSFSSSAEHGQFSGSQGVHEPYGVAQSQHPSTYAPGPSVSFASSSQIRGASAFQAMQYLPHQQTGYPVHSHFTSQPGYIPGAGIPLQKQLEHANQQSGFTDAGTLRPMHPPAMHPSAPGLLPTPSMTVQIPTAKVNPPKRSHTYSSLLFKWHPVRSDWKKISSFCFF
- the gps2 gene encoding G protein pathway suppressor 2 isoform X2, with amino-acid sequence MPALLERPKLSNAMARALHKHIMRERERKRQVFSPPNRTKHSNILHLPSHNLSEEEEVDKMMEQKMKEEEERKRTKEIEERMSLEETKEQVMKMGEKLQGLQEEKHQLFLQLKKVLHEEEKRRRKEQSDITTLTSASYQTSLPMHAGQHLLSLQGGSVSHSRPGALLGERNKQLFPTTVIPTRHYQSPSFSSSAEHGQFSGSQGVHEPYGVAQSQHPSTYAPGPSVSFASSSQIRGASAFQAMQYLPHQQTGYPVHSHFTSQPGYIPGAGIPLQKQLEHANQQSGFTDAGTLRPMHPPAMHPSAPGLLPTPSMTVQIPTAKAQFQSSPQSAPRHGFLPHSQSGQRFYHHGK
- the gps2 gene encoding G protein pathway suppressor 2 isoform X1, with translation MPALLERPKLSNAMARALHKHIMRERERKRQVFSPPNRTKHSNILHLPSHNLSEEEEVDKMMEQKMKEEEERKRTKEIEERMSLEETKEQVMKMGEKLQGLQEEKHQLFLQLKKVLHEEEKRRRKEQSDITTLTSASYQTSLPMHAGQHLLSLQGGSVSHSRPGALLGERNKQLFPTTVIPTRHYQSPSFSSSAEHGQFSGSQGVHEPYGVAQSQHPSTYAPGPSVSFASSSQIRGASAFQAMQYLPHQQTGYPVHSHFTSQPGYIPGAGIPLQKQLEHANQQSGFTDAGTLRPMHPPAMHPSAPGLLPTPSMTVQIPTAKVNPPKRSHTYSSLLFKWHPVRSDWKKISSFCFF
- the gabarapa gene encoding GABA(A) receptor-associated protein a — protein: MKFQYKEEHPFEKRRSEGEKIRKKYPDRVPVIVEKAPKARIGDLDKKKYLVPSDLTVGQFYFLIRKRIHLRAEDALFFFVNNVIPPTSATMGLLYQEHHEEDFFLYIAYSDESVYGNSQREI